Proteins from a single region of Hydrogenimonas thermophila:
- a CDS encoding IS1/IS1595 family N-terminal zinc-binding domain-containing protein, protein MRPKECKKCQSKRIVKSGFKKLVDRKVQRYKCQECGHYFTTQEKFHHLSQEKIELIHKMYEEKGEQRKIARILGISLKAVQHHLKKKDEAND, encoded by the coding sequence ATGAGACCAAAAGAGTGTAAAAAATGTCAATCAAAGCGAATAGTAAAATCAGGGTTTAAGAAGTTAGTTGATCGTAAGGTTCAAAGATATAAATGCCAAGAGTGCGGACACTATTTTACAACTCAAGAGAAATTTCATCATCTGTCTCAAGAGAAGATAGAATTGATTCATAAAATGTATGAAGAGAAAGGAGAACAAAGAAAGATAGCACGGATTCTTGGCATTTCACTTAAAGCAGTACAACATCATCTGAAAAAAAAAGATGAAGCAAACGATTGA